From the genome of Actinacidiphila yeochonensis CN732, one region includes:
- a CDS encoding DUF192 domain-containing protein, which yields MGTGRSWRDGDAVLHAPGARVPLRIAASYRARTRGLLGRDGIEGALLLTPAGSVHTVRMRFAIDVAYLDRRLRVLAVRTMRPGRLGLPRPRSRHVLEAEAGAFARWGVVRGAVLEVAPVDGAPAEGTGPR from the coding sequence ATGGGCACGGGCCGGAGTTGGCGGGACGGCGACGCGGTACTGCACGCGCCCGGCGCCCGGGTGCCGCTGCGGATCGCCGCGTCGTACCGCGCCCGTACCAGGGGGCTGCTCGGCCGCGACGGGATCGAGGGCGCGCTGCTCCTCACCCCGGCGGGCAGCGTGCACACGGTACGGATGCGGTTCGCCATCGACGTCGCCTACCTGGACCGGCGGCTGCGGGTGCTGGCGGTACGGACGATGCGGCCGGGCCGGCTCGGCCTGCCCCGACCCCGCTCGCGGCACGTCCTGGAGGCGGAGGCCGGCGCGTTCGCCCGCTGGGGCGTCGTACGGGGGGCGGTGCTGGAGGTCGCACCCGTGGACGGGGCACCGGCGGAGGGCACGGGCCCGCGCTGA
- a CDS encoding OmpA family protein, translated as MCLVLAAGTAVAGPARADDNPPPSAGLPTATAPTPVDVHSPDLKLPEGATLAPPKVLDIVSVTDQSTVSASQPQERQETSNTTVTYALQAEVVFGKNSSTLSPSAASRIRAIADDINAKHVTSPIRVFGFTDDLGSSSHGDVLSKQRADAVYNVLAAQLSSLGDADHTFQVRGYGEQYPIADNSTESGRRENRRVEITFTPPAA; from the coding sequence CTGTGCCTGGTGCTGGCCGCGGGGACGGCCGTCGCGGGGCCGGCCCGGGCCGACGACAACCCGCCGCCCAGCGCCGGCCTGCCCACGGCCACCGCGCCCACCCCCGTGGACGTCCACTCGCCCGACCTGAAGCTGCCCGAGGGCGCCACGCTGGCGCCGCCCAAGGTGCTGGACATCGTCTCCGTCACCGACCAGAGCACGGTGTCGGCGAGCCAGCCCCAGGAGCGGCAGGAGACCTCCAACACGACGGTCACGTACGCACTCCAGGCCGAGGTGGTGTTCGGCAAGAACAGTTCGACGCTGTCGCCGAGCGCCGCCTCCAGGATCCGGGCCATCGCCGACGACATCAACGCGAAGCACGTCACGTCACCCATTCGGGTCTTCGGATTCACCGACGACCTCGGCAGCAGCTCACACGGCGACGTGCTGTCCAAGCAGCGGGCCGACGCGGTCTACAACGTGCTGGCCGCGCAGCTCAGCAGCCTCGGTGACGCCGACCACACCTTCCAGGTGCGCGGATACGGAGAGCAGTACCCGATCGCGGACAACTCCACCGAATCGGGACGTAGGGAGAACCGCCGGGTGGAGATCACCTTCACCCCGCCGGCCGCGTGA
- a CDS encoding AAA family ATPase, with protein sequence MTVRVMAGTGDPDAARALVGLLGQLPGAEPGPVLRDSAALLDALVQAAEPGLDELPEVVVVHETIGPMPPLDLVREVALRYPAVGVVLLTADPGPAMLAAAMNAGARGVIGLPLNYDELGARVEAAASWAAGVRRHLSPGRAALPAVAGGTVVAVAGAKGGVGTTVTAIHLALAAHAAGRSTALVDLDLQGGDVASYLDVQFRRSIADLADIADVSSRVLNDAMYVHESGPALLLAPAEGERAEDVGDRTARLVLAALRQRYEVVVVDCGTLVTGANAVAVETADTAVLVTTPDVVAVRAAKRMVRMWDRLQIRKPQDTTTLVNRHTRGSEIQPSLIARIAGTRIATAAVPAAYRELQPVIDAGRLHDLDARSTVRAGIQALAVELGLAAGPLPAQRGGGRRLRRADRDRGQMVLETLGMTPLILITLVLVWQAVLAGYTFTLAGDAADRAARAAAVGSDTDAAARHDLPGAWADGLSGPDVARSGGQVAVTLGLRVPVLFPGAVDFPVTVHGHASTVDEKDTP encoded by the coding sequence ATGACCGTACGCGTCATGGCCGGCACCGGGGACCCGGACGCCGCGCGCGCCCTCGTCGGCCTGCTCGGACAGCTCCCCGGCGCCGAACCCGGCCCCGTACTGCGGGACTCCGCCGCGCTGCTCGACGCGCTCGTCCAGGCCGCCGAACCCGGCCTGGACGAACTGCCCGAGGTGGTCGTCGTCCACGAGACGATCGGGCCGATGCCCCCGCTGGACCTGGTCCGCGAGGTCGCGCTGCGCTACCCCGCGGTCGGCGTCGTCCTGCTCACCGCCGACCCCGGCCCCGCCATGCTCGCCGCCGCGATGAACGCCGGAGCCCGCGGCGTCATCGGACTCCCGCTCAACTACGACGAGTTGGGCGCCCGCGTGGAGGCCGCCGCCTCCTGGGCCGCGGGGGTGCGCCGCCACCTCAGCCCCGGCCGGGCCGCGCTGCCCGCCGTGGCCGGCGGCACCGTGGTGGCCGTGGCCGGAGCCAAGGGCGGCGTCGGCACCACCGTCACCGCCATCCACCTCGCGCTGGCCGCGCACGCCGCCGGACGCTCCACCGCCCTGGTCGACCTCGACCTCCAGGGCGGCGACGTCGCCTCCTACCTCGACGTGCAGTTCCGCCGCTCGATCGCCGACCTCGCCGACATCGCCGACGTCTCCTCCCGGGTCCTCAACGACGCCATGTACGTCCACGAGTCGGGGCCCGCCCTGCTGCTCGCCCCGGCCGAGGGCGAACGCGCCGAGGACGTCGGCGACCGCACCGCCCGGCTGGTGCTGGCCGCCCTGCGGCAGCGGTACGAGGTGGTCGTCGTCGACTGCGGCACCCTCGTCACCGGCGCCAACGCCGTCGCGGTGGAGACCGCCGACACCGCCGTCCTGGTCACCACGCCCGACGTGGTCGCCGTACGCGCCGCCAAGCGGATGGTGCGGATGTGGGACCGGCTGCAGATCCGCAAGCCGCAGGACACCACCACCCTCGTCAACCGCCACACCCGGGGCAGCGAGATCCAGCCCTCACTGATCGCCCGGATCGCCGGCACCAGGATCGCCACCGCCGCCGTCCCGGCCGCCTACCGCGAACTCCAGCCGGTGATCGACGCCGGCCGGCTGCACGACCTCGACGCCCGCTCCACCGTCCGCGCCGGCATCCAGGCGCTGGCCGTCGAACTCGGCCTGGCGGCGGGCCCGCTGCCCGCCCAGCGCGGCGGCGGCCGACGCCTGCGCCGCGCCGACCGGGACCGGGGCCAGATGGTGCTGGAGACGCTGGGCATGACCCCGCTCATCCTCATCACCCTCGTCCTCGTGTGGCAGGCCGTGCTCGCCGGCTACACCTTCACCCTCGCCGGCGACGCCGCCGACCGGGCCGCCCGCGCCGCCGCCGTCGGCTCCGACACGGACGCGGCGGCCCGCCACGACCTGCCCGGCGCCTGGGCCGACGGCCTCAGCGGTCCGGACGTCGCGAGGAGCGGCGGGCAGGTCGCCGTCACCCTCGGCCTCAGGGTGCCCGTCCTCTTCCCGGGCGCTGTCGACTTCCCCGTCACCGTGCACGGCCATGCCAGCACCGTGGACGAGAAGGACACGCCGTGA
- the cpaB gene encoding Flp pilus assembly protein CpaB: MNSRQRRGAVLLVVSVVCAVAAFAGVVAVVSDARSQVGKKTTAYELTTDVPAYTPLDSSKVRRIDVPERWLPATALSDPGSFQGKIAAVPLKKGSLLQSGMVAAKPSLRPGQMEIAIMIDAETGVAGKITPGARVNIFATFAGRTDSQPDTSKIIVTDAQVLDVGEIRAFDKDVNSQRQSEQGVPITFALDAADAQRVAYAESFAEHVRLALVAPGDTSAPPQSDRSYTLSGDNGASSAGSPQ, translated from the coding sequence ATGAACTCACGTCAGCGCCGTGGCGCGGTCCTGCTCGTGGTCTCCGTGGTCTGCGCGGTGGCCGCCTTCGCCGGCGTCGTCGCCGTGGTCAGTGACGCCCGCTCGCAGGTCGGGAAGAAGACCACCGCGTACGAACTCACCACCGACGTCCCCGCGTACACCCCGCTGGACTCCTCCAAGGTTCGGCGGATCGACGTACCGGAGCGGTGGCTGCCCGCCACGGCGCTGAGCGACCCCGGCTCCTTCCAGGGCAAGATCGCCGCCGTGCCGCTGAAGAAGGGCTCGCTGCTCCAGTCGGGCATGGTCGCCGCCAAGCCGTCGCTGCGCCCCGGCCAGATGGAGATCGCCATCATGATCGACGCCGAGACCGGCGTGGCCGGGAAGATCACCCCGGGCGCGCGGGTCAACATCTTCGCCACCTTCGCCGGCCGCACCGACTCCCAGCCGGACACCTCCAAGATCATCGTCACCGACGCGCAGGTCCTCGACGTGGGCGAGATCCGCGCCTTCGACAAGGACGTGAACAGCCAGCGGCAGTCCGAGCAGGGCGTGCCCATCACCTTCGCACTCGACGCCGCGGACGCCCAACGCGTCGCGTACGCCGAGTCGTTCGCCGAACACGTGCGGCTCGCACTGGTGGCTCCGGGCGACACCTCGGCCCCGCCGCAGAGCGACCGCTCGTACACCCTCTCCGGCGACAACGGGGCCTCCTCCGCCGGGAGTCCGCAGTGA
- a CDS encoding TadE/TadG family type IV pilus assembly protein, with protein MSGRPARRRRRGQAGQSGQASLEYLGMLPFLLLIALAGIQLGIAAYCGSQAGTAARTAARTAALPDPDGGTGNGSAAGEAAVSGWVNPTITYPVDSADTVTARARVSVPSVLPGIRLFGPVHRDATMPKEKEVTP; from the coding sequence GTGAGCGGGCGGCCTGCGCGGAGGCGCCGCCGGGGGCAGGCCGGGCAGTCCGGGCAGGCGTCCCTGGAGTACCTGGGCATGCTGCCGTTCCTGCTGCTCATCGCGCTGGCCGGCATCCAGCTCGGCATCGCCGCCTACTGCGGCTCGCAGGCCGGCACCGCCGCCCGCACCGCCGCGCGCACCGCCGCCCTGCCCGACCCGGACGGCGGGACCGGCAACGGCAGCGCCGCGGGGGAGGCCGCCGTCAGCGGCTGGGTCAACCCCACCATCACGTACCCCGTCGACTCCGCCGACACCGTCACCGCGCGCGCCCGCGTCAGCGTCCCGTCCGTACTGCCCGGCATCCGCCTCTTCGGGCCCGTGCACCGCGACGCCACCATGCCGAAGGAGAAGGAGGTGACACCGTGA
- a CDS encoding type II secretion system F family protein, with translation MSRNATDIAAALAEGGGRFATGPYALAVVGVAAVALGLGVWGLHAYRGGRADRAALVERLAGGFGEESGRQPAFAALDRRVRRYAWGRRLGSRLAATGSALTPGQFTAAFTGVVAGTWIVAAVVLAPFFGPVAAVLSAWAGYSYLSWRRRVRTERFIAQLPELARVLANATQAGLALRTAVSMAAEELEAPAGEELRKVSDAMALGHSVDDALAELQQRLPSRELIVLVSTLVLSSRAGGGVVESLRNLTVTLEERKETRREIRTQMSQVTVTAYAVPVIGVGSLLLLDRIMPGSLGALTGSGLGRVLVLVSLGMYVLGFVLIRRMARIDV, from the coding sequence ATGAGCCGCAACGCCACCGACATTGCCGCCGCGCTCGCCGAGGGCGGCGGGCGCTTCGCCACCGGCCCCTACGCCCTCGCCGTGGTCGGGGTCGCCGCCGTCGCCCTGGGCCTGGGCGTGTGGGGCCTGCACGCCTACCGCGGCGGGCGCGCCGACCGGGCCGCCCTCGTCGAACGGCTGGCCGGCGGCTTCGGCGAGGAGTCCGGGCGGCAGCCCGCGTTCGCCGCGCTCGACCGCCGGGTGCGCCGCTACGCCTGGGGCCGCCGGCTGGGCTCGCGGCTCGCCGCCACCGGCAGCGCCCTGACGCCCGGCCAGTTCACCGCGGCCTTCACCGGAGTGGTGGCCGGGACGTGGATCGTCGCCGCCGTGGTGCTGGCACCGTTCTTCGGCCCGGTCGCGGCGGTGCTGTCCGCCTGGGCCGGCTACTCCTACCTGTCCTGGCGGCGCCGGGTGCGCACCGAACGCTTCATCGCCCAACTCCCGGAACTGGCACGGGTGCTGGCCAACGCCACGCAAGCCGGGCTGGCGTTGCGCACCGCCGTCTCGATGGCGGCCGAGGAGCTGGAGGCGCCGGCCGGCGAGGAGCTGCGGAAGGTCTCGGACGCGATGGCGCTCGGCCACTCCGTCGACGACGCCCTCGCCGAACTCCAGCAGCGGCTGCCCAGCCGGGAGTTGATCGTCCTGGTGTCCACCCTGGTGCTCTCCAGCCGGGCCGGCGGCGGCGTCGTGGAGTCGCTGCGCAACCTCACCGTCACCCTGGAGGAGCGCAAGGAGACCCGCCGCGAGATCCGCACCCAGATGTCCCAGGTCACCGTCACCGCCTACGCGGTCCCCGTCATCGGCGTGGGCTCGCTGCTGCTGCTCGACCGGATCATGCCCGGATCGCTCGGCGCGCTCACCGGCTCCGGCCTCGGCCGCGTCCTGGTGCTGGTCTCGCTGGGCATGTACGTGCTGGGGTTCGTGCTCATCCGCCGTATGGCCCGGATCGACGTGTGA
- a CDS encoding prepilin peptidase has protein sequence MHVYLIVGAAVWGTVCGLLLPRPAYRLTVPAEQPWADGCPAGHPLAGWLGPARCRRCVPGEARYGGGYGLALAAAAASGLLAWRVGGHPELAVWLLLVPAAVLLARVDLAVFRLPDVVTLPALGLTAVLLGAAALLPRHDGEWTRALIAAAVLGLLYGVLFFVNPAGMGFGDVKLAPTLGLVLGWYGWGAVITGTFAGFLLGAAYGLVLVAARRAGRKTALPFGPFMLVGALLAVLVAA, from the coding sequence GTGCATGTCTATCTGATAGTGGGCGCCGCCGTCTGGGGAACGGTCTGCGGGCTGCTACTGCCGCGCCCCGCCTACCGGTTGACGGTGCCGGCCGAACAGCCCTGGGCCGACGGCTGCCCGGCCGGCCACCCGCTCGCCGGCTGGCTCGGGCCCGCCCGCTGCCGCCGGTGCGTGCCCGGTGAGGCCCGCTACGGCGGCGGTTACGGCCTGGCGCTCGCCGCCGCCGCGGCGAGCGGGCTGCTCGCCTGGCGGGTGGGCGGCCACCCCGAACTCGCCGTGTGGCTGCTGCTGGTGCCGGCCGCCGTGCTGCTGGCGCGGGTGGACCTGGCGGTCTTCCGGCTGCCGGATGTGGTGACGCTGCCCGCGCTGGGCCTGACCGCCGTCCTGCTCGGCGCCGCCGCGCTGCTTCCCCGGCACGACGGGGAGTGGACGCGGGCGCTGATCGCGGCCGCCGTTCTCGGGCTGCTCTACGGGGTGTTGTTCTTCGTCAACCCGGCCGGGATGGGCTTCGGCGACGTCAAACTCGCCCCCACCCTCGGCCTGGTGCTGGGCTGGTACGGGTGGGGCGCGGTCATCACCGGCACGTTCGCCGGGTTCCTGCTGGGCGCCGCCTACGGGCTGGTGCTCGTCGCCGCCCGCCGGGCCGGCCGCAAGACGGCGCTGCCGTTCGGGCCGTTCATGCTGGTCGGCGCGCTGCTCGCGGTGCTGGTCGCGGCCTGA
- a CDS encoding pilus assembly protein TadG-related protein, with the protein MRRDDGQTVGLYVVAMAALFFLAFAYFAVGQASVLRNSTQSAADAAALAAAREGRDQMRQDFLAALSAGDTSALGDLLARDGDDAVAACGKAADYSADNGASVQTCTQVSGPPGYFVEVRSTDTVGRTEVKGTESVHATARATAVLEPRCTVDGTRGDAVRFACEDGEVTVDPAADGFRLDLSVFYRVRLST; encoded by the coding sequence CTGCGACGCGACGACGGCCAGACGGTCGGGTTGTACGTGGTGGCGATGGCCGCGCTGTTCTTTCTGGCCTTCGCCTACTTCGCAGTCGGCCAGGCGTCCGTGTTGCGTAACTCCACCCAGTCCGCGGCAGACGCCGCCGCGCTGGCGGCGGCCCGTGAGGGACGCGACCAGATGCGGCAGGACTTCCTGGCCGCGCTGTCGGCCGGAGATACCAGTGCGCTCGGTGACCTGCTGGCCAGGGACGGCGACGACGCGGTCGCGGCCTGCGGCAAGGCCGCCGACTACTCGGCGGACAACGGGGCGAGCGTGCAGACGTGCACACAGGTGAGTGGCCCCCCGGGCTACTTCGTCGAAGTCCGGTCGACCGATACGGTCGGCCGGACGGAAGTGAAGGGAACGGAGAGCGTGCATGCCACGGCGCGGGCAACCGCCGTCCTGGAGCCGCGGTGCACGGTCGACGGTACGCGGGGCGACGCGGTCCGCTTCGCCTGCGAGGACGGGGAGGTGACGGTTGATCCGGCGGCCGACGGCTTCCGGCTCGACCTGTCGGTGTTCTACAGGGTCCGGCTGAGCACGTGA
- a CDS encoding chitinase, producing the protein MERTTRSHPEGRAAARSRVRRRALAGLSAAAVVGSCVALVAGPQASAATTNLVANPGFESGLSGWTCTGGATTVTSPVHSGSAALQAAPSNADTAQCSQTVSVQPNSQYSLSAWVEGAYVYLGASGTGGTDPSTWTPSASSYTQLSTSFTTGASTHSVTVYLHGWYAQPAYDADDVVLSGPAGSGGTTTPPTTPRPRPHHTPTTPPTTPPTTPVTPPATGLPKHAVTGYWQDFDNGATKQTIAQVQNQYDIIAVAFATSTTTPGAVTFSLDPALNYTDAQFKADIAAKQAAGKKVVISVGGQNGTISVTDSTSATNFANSVYSLMQTYGFNGVDIDLENGINPTYMSQALRSLSSKAGSGLVITMAPQTIDMLSASSDYLATALKIKDILTVVNTQYYNSGSMNGCDGGVYSQGTVDFITTLACTAIQAGLDPSQVGIGTPASTSAAGSGYVSPSVVDNALDCLAQGTGCGSFHPSAKWPTIRGAMTWSTNWDAAAGNTWSNTVGAHVHGMS; encoded by the coding sequence GTGGAACGTACAACCCGCTCTCACCCGGAGGGCCGCGCCGCCGCACGGTCCCGCGTCAGGCGCCGCGCCCTGGCCGGACTCAGCGCCGCGGCCGTGGTCGGCTCCTGCGTGGCCCTGGTCGCCGGCCCCCAGGCGAGCGCCGCCACCACCAACCTCGTCGCGAACCCGGGCTTCGAGTCCGGCCTCTCCGGCTGGACCTGTACCGGCGGCGCGACCACCGTCACCAGCCCGGTCCACTCGGGCTCGGCCGCACTCCAGGCGGCGCCGTCCAACGCGGACACCGCCCAGTGCTCGCAGACCGTCAGCGTGCAGCCCAACTCGCAGTACTCGCTGAGCGCGTGGGTGGAGGGCGCCTACGTCTACCTCGGCGCCTCCGGCACCGGCGGCACCGACCCGTCCACCTGGACGCCGAGCGCCTCCTCGTACACCCAGCTCAGCACCTCCTTCACCACCGGCGCGAGCACCCACTCGGTGACGGTCTACCTGCACGGCTGGTACGCCCAACCCGCCTACGACGCCGACGACGTGGTGCTCAGCGGCCCGGCCGGCAGCGGCGGCACCACGACACCGCCGACGACGCCCCGACCACGCCCCCACCACACGCCGACCACCCCGCCCACCACGCCGCCGACGACCCCGGTCACGCCGCCCGCGACCGGCCTGCCCAAGCACGCGGTCACCGGCTACTGGCAGGACTTCGACAACGGCGCGACGAAGCAGACGATCGCCCAGGTGCAGAACCAGTACGACATCATCGCGGTCGCCTTCGCCACCTCCACCACCACGCCCGGCGCGGTCACCTTCTCCCTCGACCCGGCGCTCAACTACACCGACGCCCAGTTCAAGGCGGACATCGCCGCCAAGCAGGCGGCCGGCAAGAAGGTGGTCATCTCCGTCGGCGGCCAGAACGGCACCATCTCGGTGACCGACTCCACCTCGGCGACGAACTTCGCCAACAGCGTCTACAGCCTGATGCAGACCTACGGGTTCAACGGCGTCGACATCGACCTGGAGAACGGCATCAACCCGACGTACATGTCGCAGGCGCTGCGCTCCCTGAGCTCGAAGGCCGGATCGGGCCTGGTCATCACCATGGCCCCGCAGACCATCGACATGCTCTCGGCCTCCAGCGACTACCTGGCCACCGCGCTGAAGATCAAGGACATCCTCACCGTCGTCAACACCCAGTACTACAACAGCGGTTCGATGAACGGCTGCGACGGGGGCGTGTACAGCCAGGGCACGGTCGACTTCATCACCACGCTGGCGTGCACCGCGATCCAGGCCGGACTCGACCCGAGCCAGGTCGGCATCGGCACCCCGGCGTCCACCAGCGCGGCCGGCTCCGGCTACGTCTCGCCCAGCGTGGTCGACAACGCGCTGGACTGCCTGGCGCAGGGCACCGGTTGCGGCAGCTTCCACCCGTCGGCGAAGTGGCCGACCATCCGCGGCGCGATGACCTGGTCCACCAACTGGGACGCGGCGGCGGGCAACACCTGGTCCAACACGGTCGGAGCGCACGTCCACGGGATGTCGTGA
- a CDS encoding CpaF family protein: MSLRARLAVDETAAPQTQEGHLVAVYRAKLLQEIDLAEMSALAAAERRARLERVLGHIISREGPVLSTAERAALIRRVVDEALGLGVLEPLLEDPTVTEIMVNGPDRIYVERGGRVEQVPARFSSTEQLLQTIERIVSTVNRRVDESNPMVDARLPSGERVNVVIPPLALTGPTLTIRRFPRAYTLQELIELGTLDEHMLMLLSSFVRARCNIIVSGGTGSGKTTLLNALSGLIPDGERIITVEDAAELQLQQEHVIRLESRPPNVEGEGRVTIRDLVRNSLRMRPDRIIVGEVRGGETLDMLQAMSTGHDGSLATVHANSAEDAVLRLQTLASMSEVKIPFEALRDQINSAVDVVVQLQRHVDGTRRISEIAVLASRGRTTFRLTSATRFRAEPLGVDRIVRGWYEHHPVPREIGERLYLAGEHIPAAFGVGASELELDSREAL; encoded by the coding sequence GTGAGCCTGCGCGCCCGCCTCGCCGTGGACGAGACCGCCGCCCCGCAGACGCAGGAAGGCCACCTGGTCGCCGTCTACCGGGCCAAGCTGCTCCAGGAGATCGACCTCGCCGAGATGTCGGCGCTCGCCGCCGCCGAGCGCCGGGCCCGGCTGGAACGCGTCCTCGGCCACATCATCAGCCGCGAGGGCCCGGTGCTGTCCACCGCCGAACGCGCCGCGCTGATCCGCCGGGTGGTCGACGAGGCACTGGGCCTGGGCGTCCTCGAACCGCTCCTCGAAGACCCCACCGTCACCGAGATCATGGTCAACGGACCGGACCGGATCTACGTCGAACGCGGCGGCCGCGTCGAGCAGGTACCCGCCCGCTTCTCCTCCACCGAGCAGCTGCTCCAGACCATCGAGCGGATCGTCTCCACCGTCAACCGCCGGGTCGACGAGTCCAACCCGATGGTCGACGCCCGGCTGCCCTCCGGCGAGCGGGTCAACGTCGTCATCCCGCCGCTCGCGCTCACCGGCCCCACCCTCACCATCCGCCGCTTCCCGCGCGCCTACACCCTTCAGGAGCTGATCGAACTCGGCACCCTGGACGAGCACATGCTCATGCTGCTCTCCTCGTTCGTGCGCGCCCGCTGCAACATCATCGTCAGCGGCGGCACCGGCTCCGGCAAGACGACGCTGCTCAACGCGCTGTCCGGGCTGATCCCCGACGGCGAGCGGATCATCACCGTCGAGGACGCCGCCGAACTCCAGCTCCAGCAGGAGCACGTGATCCGGCTGGAGTCCCGGCCGCCCAACGTCGAGGGCGAGGGCCGGGTCACCATCCGCGACCTGGTCCGCAACTCGCTGCGCATGCGGCCGGACCGGATCATCGTCGGCGAGGTCCGCGGCGGCGAGACCCTGGACATGCTCCAGGCCATGTCGACCGGCCACGACGGTTCGTTGGCCACCGTGCACGCCAACTCCGCGGAGGACGCGGTGCTGCGGCTCCAGACCCTGGCGTCCATGAGCGAGGTCAAGATCCCCTTCGAGGCGCTGCGCGACCAGATCAACTCCGCGGTGGACGTCGTCGTCCAGTTGCAGCGGCACGTCGACGGCACCCGCCGGATCTCCGAGATCGCCGTGCTCGCCTCCCGCGGCCGCACCACCTTCCGGCTCACCTCCGCCACCCGGTTCCGCGCCGAACCCCTCGGCGTGGACCGGATCGTGCGCGGCTGGTACGAACACCACCCGGTGCCGCGCGAGATCGGCGAGCGCCTCTACCTCGCGGGCGAGCACATCCCGGCGGCGTTCGGCGTCGGGGCGAGCGAACTCGAACTCGACAGCCGGGAGGCGCTGTGA
- a CDS encoding DUF5936 domain-containing protein: MTAAGLGLAVLLAVAVAGVVHAVGLLRAPAELPEDLRLALEVGRTRTTRAGNAIDRLGIRYVPTVLRMMGPARVARMRTRIEHAGHPYGLTVERYAARRAVYGALGGLAALALLARGNWLLALLLLAYGWWWADLGLWLAVRRRREDIERTLPDFLDVLAVVVSAGLGFRQALERVNAVYQGPWADEIRVALRQMDLGVSRRDAFDQLRRRNNSDQVGQFVTALQQGEELGAPIARTLLQIATDMRRTEAQNARRRAARTVPRATGVITFLLVPATMILLITGTIIGSQIHFGELFGGK, encoded by the coding sequence GTGACCGCGGCGGGGCTGGGACTGGCGGTGCTGCTGGCGGTCGCCGTGGCCGGCGTGGTCCACGCGGTCGGGCTGCTGCGGGCGCCCGCCGAGCTCCCGGAGGACCTCCGGCTGGCCCTGGAGGTCGGCCGCACCCGCACCACCCGCGCGGGCAACGCGATCGACCGGCTCGGCATCCGCTACGTACCCACCGTGCTGCGGATGATGGGCCCCGCCCGGGTCGCCCGCATGCGCACCCGGATCGAGCACGCCGGCCACCCCTACGGCCTCACCGTCGAACGGTACGCCGCCCGTCGGGCCGTCTACGGGGCGCTCGGCGGCCTCGCCGCCCTGGCGCTGCTGGCCCGCGGCAACTGGCTGCTCGCGCTGCTGCTGCTCGCCTACGGCTGGTGGTGGGCCGACCTGGGCCTGTGGCTCGCCGTCCGGCGCCGCCGCGAGGACATCGAGCGCACCCTGCCGGACTTCCTCGACGTGCTCGCGGTCGTCGTCAGCGCGGGGCTCGGCTTCCGCCAGGCACTGGAGCGGGTCAACGCCGTCTACCAGGGCCCCTGGGCGGACGAGATCCGCGTCGCGCTGCGCCAGATGGACCTCGGCGTGAGCCGCCGCGACGCCTTCGACCAGCTGCGCCGCCGCAACAACAGCGACCAGGTGGGGCAGTTCGTCACCGCCCTCCAGCAGGGCGAGGAGCTGGGCGCCCCGATCGCGCGCACGCTGCTCCAGATCGCCACGGACATGCGCCGCACCGAGGCGCAGAACGCCCGCCGCCGAGCGGCCCGTACGGTGCCGCGCGCCACCGGCGTGATCACCTTCCTGCTCGTCCCGGCGACCATGATCCTGCTGATCACCGGCACGATCATCGGCTCCCAGATCCACTTCGGCGAACTCTTCGGGGGAAAGTGA